Sequence from the Corallococcus sp. EGB genome:
GATGCTGACGGGCAGCCCGCTGCTGTCCCTCGGGCTGGTGGCCGTGCTGCTGTTCGCCGCGGACCGCTTCACGCTCCAGGTGCTGCCCAGCCCCATGCGCATCTTCAAGCGCTGGCAGCGCGCCGGTGAGCTCGCGGGCACCATCCTCACCAACACCCACGACCGCCGCGCCCGCGCGGAGCTGGCCGACATCCGCGTGGGCCAGAAGCGCTATCAGGAGGCGGTGGACCTCTTGCGCCCCAACCTGGACGCGGGCGACGACGACGTGGACACCCTCTACCTGCTGGGCGTGGCCTACCTGGGCGCCGGCGACGCGCCCCGGGGCGAGCTGCTGCTCACCGAGGCCGAGCGCCTGGACGCCGACTACCGCCAGGGCGCCATCGACCTGGAGCGCGGCCGCTTCCGCCTCCAGCGCGGCGACCTGAAGGGCGCGCGCGAAGCCCTGGAGCGCTTCCTCCAGGTGCGCCAGGGCTCCGTGGAGGGGCGCGTGCTCC
This genomic interval carries:
- a CDS encoding lipopolysaccharide assembly protein LapB, with protein sequence MTKWLLWMGLTMLTGSPLLSLGLVAVLLFAADRFTLQVLPSPMRIFKRWQRAGELAGTILTNTHDRRARAELADIRVGQKRYQEAVDLLRPNLDAGDDDVDTLYLLGVAYLGAGDAPRGELLLTEAERLDADYRQGAIDLERGRFRLQRGDLKGAREALERFLQVRQGSVEGRVLLARALDKEGLDVEAKEARDAAWREYAAAPRFQKRRDRWWAYRARPSRPLAYAAIALVLMGVGAYLTRYLPTHDTSGPYGAFEAAPYAADDMGGDDAE